GTGTGGGCCATGATCAGCGCGTAGGAGCGCAGCACCGAGGCCCGGCCGCGCAGCACCGGCCAGCCCGGGTGGACGCAGACCGCGCCGCGGACGTCGTCGGCGTCGGCGCCGGACACCCAGACGTCGGTGAGCGCGTCCAGGTCCCCCGCCTCCAGGGCGGCGTAGAGCGAGGCGTTGGCGGCCTCGACCGCCTCCTCGTCGGCGCCCGCGGCGCTCATCGGTCCGCCCCGCGGGCGGCTCGCAGCGCGGACTCCACCCGGACGGCGTCGGCCGTCGCGGTGACCTCGTGCACCCGGACCGCCCAGGCCCCCTGGGCCGCCGCCAGCGCCGAGACGGCGGCGGTGGCGGCGTCCCGGGCACGGGCCGGACGGAGCTCGCCGGTGGCCGGATCGGCCAGCAGCGTGCCCAGGAAGCGCTTGCGGGAGGCGGCGACCAGGATCGGCCGGCCGAGCCTGGTCCAGGCGTCCAGCCGGGCGAGCAGCGCCCAGTCGTCCTCGCGGCGCTTGGAGAACCCGAGCCCGGGGTCGACGATGATCTGGGCGGGGTCGACCCCGCCGGACACCACGGCGTCCATCTGGCGCTCCACTTCCTCGATGACCTCCCCCACCACATCCCCGTAGGAGGCGAGTTCATCCATCGAGGCGGACTGTCCGCGCCAGTGCATCACCACGAAGGGCACCCCGGTCCCGGCCGCGACCGGGACCATGTCCGGGTCGGCGAGCCCGCCGCTGACGTCGTTGACGATCCGCGCGCCGGCCTCCACCGCGGCCTCGGCCACGGCCGCCCGCATGGTGTCGATGCTGACCGTCACCCCGGCCTCGGCCAGGCCCCTGACCACCGGAAGCACCCGGCGCAGTTCCTCCTCCCGGGTGACCCGCACCGCGCCCGGCCGGGTTGACTCGCCGCCCACGTCCACGATGTCGGCGCCCCGGGCCACCAGCTCCAGACCGTGCGCCACGGCCAGGCCGGGATCGAGCCAGAGCCCGCCGTCGGAGAAGGAGTCCGGGGTGACGTTGACGACGCCCATCACCCCGCAGCGGCCCCAGTCGTCGACGCCGGGCAGAGCACTCTTGAAGGCGTTCATGGAGCCATTGTCGCGGGCTGGACGTCCGGACCGGGGGCCACCTCCGTCCGCGACCCGCCGCGGCGGGTGAACCTGCGCAGGCTCCGCGGCAGCTCCATCACGATGAACGCCTCCGCCTGGAGCGCCGAGAGCCCGATCCGGGGCAGGTCCCGGGCGGTCGGGTAGACCAGGAAGCGGGGCTCCCAGATCGGCCGGAACTTGGCGTTGAACTTGTACAGCGACTCGATCTGGAACCAGCGCGAGAGGAAGACCAGCAGCCCGCGCCAGGCGCGCAGCACCGGCCCCGCGCCGATCCGCTCCCCGCGCGCCAGCGCCGAGCGGAACATCGCGAAGTTCAGCGAGACCCGCTCCACGCCCAGCTCGGGGCAGGCCTGGAGGGCCTTGACGATCAGCAGCTCGTTGAGGCCGGGGTCGGCGTCGCGGTCGCGGCGCATCAGCTCCAGCGAGATGCCGTCCTTG
The Streptacidiphilus albus JL83 genome window above contains:
- the folP gene encoding dihydropteroate synthase, whose product is MNAFKSALPGVDDWGRCGVMGVVNVTPDSFSDGGLWLDPGLAVAHGLELVARGADIVDVGGESTRPGAVRVTREEELRRVLPVVRGLAEAGVTVSIDTMRAAVAEAAVEAGARIVNDVSGGLADPDMVPVAAGTGVPFVVMHWRGQSASMDELASYGDVVGEVIEEVERQMDAVVSGGVDPAQIIVDPGLGFSKRREDDWALLARLDAWTRLGRPILVAASRKRFLGTLLADPATGELRPARARDAATAAVSALAAAQGAWAVRVHEVTATADAVRVESALRAARGADR